In Parageobacillus sp. KH3-4, the genomic window TCCCTCATCACTTTGCGGTTGACGATTCGGTATCCCGAGGTTGGATCGGTGATTTTGATTCCGGCTATCATATATAGCAGGTAGTAAAAATATAGAATCCCCATTCTTCGGAAAAAGCTTCCTTTATAATCCGTTTTTTGCACGAATCGAGAACCGATCACCATATCGTAACTGGAATTTTTAATTTCGGAAACAAGATTTTCAAGATCTTTTGGGTTATGCTGTCCATCCGCATCTAATTGAATCGCATATTGATATCCTTTTTGGAGGGCGTAGCGATAACCTGTCTGCATTGCGCCGCCGATTCCTAAATTAACCGGCAAGTCTAAATAATGGAATTTATTTTCTTTTAAAATATCCAATGTCCGGTCGGTAGAGCCGTCATTAATCACGATGTAGTCATATGG contains:
- a CDS encoding glycosyltransferase family 2 protein, translating into MECVKGGEIVDILVIIPAYNEEAAIKDTVTNLIKTCPYDYIVINDGSTDRTLDILKENKFHYLDLPVNLGIGGAMQTGYRYALQKGYQYAIQLDADGQHNPKDLENLVSEIKNSSYDMVIGSRFVQKTDYKGSFFRRMGILYFYYLLYMIAGIKITDPTSGYRIVNRKVMREFANYYPVDYPEVEVLAKLAKKGYKIKEIKVDMNARQGGKSSITPLKSLYYMTKVTFISVIRSIF